The Paraburkholderia sp. D15 genome has a segment encoding these proteins:
- a CDS encoding MFS transporter, with translation MGNSILALVPPERSEPINSPMRRREAGAREASMMTTPSSSAQPTQPSPAATFATDTAVKHPSLLTQQQIAARLDQLPVSRFHFTVLIVAALSLFFDTLDTVITGFVLATLRPLWGFSAATIGVVSAIGLAGYLVGSAVAGFAADRYGRKRMIILTLVLYSLFSASRGLVDNIWNFAALNFFTWLFVGAESSIVPPYLAELWPTRVRGKLGGLMMGFFALGIAFSPIWALNIIPSLGWRAALFLTLPFAIVVGLMRSGLPESPRWLLRNGRAPEAEAALASIEQRVGRKLNAGTTNVAAAKPAAQATPARTYTARDLLGPRYLKLTLIMWLAWFAEYGVLYTFMTFVPTLLAMEGFTIVKSFQFSIAIYASVIPGYVLGGYIVDWLDRKPTAVIAFIGTAIFGTLFGLSTTSTALMTFGGLMAFCLALGSTAIYSYTPELYPTEIRATGMGLASAWGRAGAIILLLVFGVFAVLKGKLFVFVISDVVLLIAAMVVAIVGPSTKGRSLEDASS, from the coding sequence ATGGGCAATTCCATCCTGGCATTGGTGCCGCCTGAGCGCAGTGAACCGATAAACAGTCCTATGCGCAGGCGCGAAGCCGGCGCTCGAGAGGCCAGCATGATGACCACACCTTCTTCGTCGGCCCAGCCGACGCAGCCGTCACCCGCCGCAACGTTTGCCACCGATACGGCGGTGAAGCATCCGTCGCTGCTCACGCAGCAGCAGATCGCGGCCCGTCTTGACCAGTTGCCTGTATCGCGATTCCACTTCACCGTGCTGATCGTCGCGGCGTTGTCGCTGTTCTTCGATACGCTCGACACGGTGATCACGGGCTTCGTGCTCGCAACTTTGCGTCCGTTGTGGGGCTTCAGCGCCGCGACGATCGGTGTCGTCTCCGCAATCGGGCTGGCCGGGTACCTGGTCGGCTCGGCAGTGGCTGGATTCGCGGCGGACCGATACGGCCGCAAGCGCATGATCATACTGACACTCGTGCTGTATTCGCTGTTCTCCGCATCGCGCGGTTTGGTCGACAACATATGGAATTTCGCTGCGCTGAACTTCTTCACCTGGCTGTTCGTCGGCGCGGAAAGCTCGATCGTTCCGCCTTATCTGGCGGAACTGTGGCCGACGCGCGTGCGCGGCAAGCTTGGCGGCTTGATGATGGGCTTTTTTGCGCTCGGCATCGCGTTCTCCCCCATTTGGGCGCTTAACATCATTCCGAGCTTGGGATGGCGCGCCGCATTGTTTTTGACGCTGCCTTTTGCGATTGTCGTCGGTTTGATGCGTTCCGGCTTGCCGGAATCGCCGCGCTGGCTGCTTCGCAACGGACGTGCGCCCGAAGCCGAAGCGGCGCTTGCGTCGATCGAGCAGCGCGTCGGGCGAAAGCTGAACGCCGGCACGACGAACGTTGCGGCCGCGAAGCCGGCCGCGCAGGCTACGCCAGCCCGCACCTACACGGCTCGCGATCTGCTGGGCCCGCGTTACCTGAAGCTGACCTTGATAATGTGGCTCGCGTGGTTCGCGGAATATGGCGTGCTCTATACGTTCATGACGTTTGTGCCGACGCTGCTTGCGATGGAAGGCTTCACTATCGTCAAATCTTTCCAGTTTTCGATCGCGATTTACGCGTCAGTCATTCCCGGCTACGTGCTGGGCGGCTATATCGTCGATTGGCTCGACCGCAAGCCGACGGCGGTAATCGCGTTCATCGGCACCGCGATCTTTGGAACGCTGTTCGGACTCTCAACAACCTCGACCGCGTTGATGACCTTTGGCGGGCTAATGGCTTTCTGTCTGGCGTTAGGTTCCACCGCGATCTACAGCTATACGCCAGAGCTCTATCCGACCGAGATCCGCGCAACCGGAATGGGGCTCGCCTCGGCATGGGGGCGAGCGGGCGCCATTATCCTGCTGCTCGTCTTTGGCGTGTTCGCTGTACTGAAAGGCAAGCTGTTCGTGTTCGTGATCAGCGATGTGGTCCTGCTGATCGCAGCAATGGTCGTCGCGATCGTCGGGCCGTCGACGAAAGGGCGATCGCTGGAAGATGCATCTAGTTAA
- a CDS encoding dihydroorotase family protein, producing the protein MSQQVDLVIANGTVHTPEGSTQQNVCVANGKIVGLTVAGSPPDTAKVIDAKGLDVLPGLWHVHCHFREPGHTYKEDFRSGTTAAAAGGITFCIDMTNNDPHPTTLESFELKRSTIAPKALVDYALYGGGLYPKTIDALAKAGAIGIKVFNTRHVKEVYPYISELGVVDHGILHELYEAVADTGLLCAVHHDDSEWCKRLTFRDYINAGKTSNRDYMEAYERGYMYGHGMAAGLAASTYYARLTGVRLHVLHMGVMPPAANDLVRFAKSQGVDISGEMESATLFMTREQAEKVGPGTYAWAYAPEENWQAVRDGTADMLVGEHAPHTLEEITPGWQDAFSVPLGVTGAQEFIPLVLNAVNQGKLDLRDVAKLCAEAPAKRFGQYPKKGRIQVGADADFTIVDMKAENTFRAADMHTRAGYTAWEGVTTKGMPVYTIVRGSTVMDHGEIVGKPGYGQFHPGIGAA; encoded by the coding sequence ATGAGTCAACAGGTCGATCTGGTGATCGCAAATGGGACGGTGCATACGCCGGAAGGCAGCACACAGCAGAACGTGTGCGTGGCGAACGGAAAGATAGTGGGGCTAACCGTTGCGGGCAGCCCGCCCGATACCGCGAAGGTGATCGATGCGAAGGGGCTCGATGTGCTGCCGGGGCTCTGGCATGTCCACTGCCATTTCCGCGAGCCCGGACACACATACAAGGAAGACTTCAGATCAGGCACCACAGCGGCGGCGGCCGGTGGAATCACGTTCTGCATCGACATGACGAATAACGATCCGCATCCGACGACGCTCGAATCATTCGAGCTGAAGCGCTCGACGATCGCGCCGAAAGCGCTGGTGGACTACGCGTTGTACGGCGGGGGCCTGTATCCGAAGACGATAGACGCGCTCGCGAAGGCCGGCGCGATCGGAATCAAGGTGTTCAATACGCGCCACGTGAAGGAGGTGTACCCGTACATCTCGGAGCTGGGCGTGGTCGATCACGGCATCCTGCACGAGCTTTATGAAGCCGTTGCCGATACCGGCCTGCTTTGCGCGGTGCATCACGACGACAGCGAATGGTGCAAACGCCTGACGTTTCGCGACTACATCAACGCAGGCAAAACGAGCAATCGCGACTACATGGAAGCCTACGAGCGCGGCTACATGTATGGCCACGGCATGGCGGCCGGACTCGCGGCCTCGACGTACTACGCACGCCTGACAGGCGTGCGCCTGCATGTACTGCACATGGGAGTGATGCCGCCGGCCGCGAACGATCTCGTGCGCTTTGCGAAAAGCCAGGGCGTCGATATCTCGGGCGAGATGGAATCCGCGACGCTGTTCATGACACGCGAGCAGGCCGAGAAAGTCGGGCCCGGCACCTATGCATGGGCCTATGCGCCCGAAGAAAACTGGCAGGCCGTGCGCGACGGCACGGCGGACATGCTGGTCGGCGAGCACGCGCCTCATACGCTCGAAGAAATCACACCGGGATGGCAAGACGCCTTTTCCGTTCCGCTCGGCGTGACGGGCGCGCAGGAATTCATTCCGCTCGTGCTCAACGCCGTCAATCAAGGAAAGCTGGATCTGCGGGACGTGGCGAAGCTCTGTGCCGAAGCGCCTGCGAAACGCTTCGGGCAGTACCCGAAGAAAGGACGCATTCAGGTGGGGGCGGACGCCGACTTCACCATCGTCGATATGAAAGCGGAAAACACCTTCCGGGCCGCCGATATGCACACCCGAGCGGGCTATACCGCGTGGGAAGGCGTGACAACCAAAGGCATGCCGGTCTACACCATCGTGCGCGGCAGCACGGTGATGGACCACGGCGAGATCGTCGGCAAGCCTGGATATGGGCAATTCCATCCTGGCATTGGTGCCGCCTGA
- a CDS encoding GntR family transcriptional regulator, with amino-acid sequence MNRKKSPAVEQAKAVKGSGASKAYHLLRSRIVSLEMPPGEDIDEQALVEEFGISRTPLREAMIRLAAEGLISLLPNRGARVASMDIPQLREHLEAFELAQRATTRLAALRRSTADLKRIEDLVAAFEEAHANNDVNGMIDGNWELHLAIGNACGNRVLAKIYANLLTENLRVARLAMSYETFPTAEARRSHLDNILREHRDILDAIRNQDADRAEDLACSHTGLARKRVTEYISQSAVGGLSISPRSTHALNGTLNDV; translated from the coding sequence ATGAACAGAAAGAAGTCGCCTGCCGTCGAGCAGGCCAAAGCAGTCAAGGGATCGGGCGCGAGCAAGGCGTATCACCTGCTGCGCAGTCGTATCGTGTCTCTGGAGATGCCGCCTGGTGAGGACATCGACGAGCAGGCGCTGGTGGAGGAATTCGGGATTTCCCGCACCCCGCTCAGGGAGGCAATGATCCGGCTCGCGGCCGAGGGGCTGATCTCGCTGCTGCCCAATCGCGGCGCACGGGTCGCGTCTATGGACATCCCGCAGTTGCGGGAACACCTGGAGGCGTTCGAACTGGCGCAGCGCGCCACGACGCGTCTCGCCGCGCTAAGGCGTTCCACGGCTGATCTAAAGCGTATCGAGGATCTAGTCGCGGCGTTCGAGGAGGCCCACGCGAACAACGATGTGAACGGCATGATCGACGGAAACTGGGAGCTGCATCTCGCAATCGGCAATGCGTGCGGCAATCGCGTCCTCGCCAAGATCTACGCGAATTTGCTGACAGAAAATCTTCGCGTCGCCCGTCTCGCGATGAGCTACGAGACTTTCCCGACCGCCGAAGCCAGGCGTTCGCATCTGGACAACATACTGAGAGAACACCGGGACATTCTCGACGCGATCAGAAATCAGGATGCGGATCGTGCCGAAGACCTTGCGTGCTCGCATACCGGCCTTGCACGCAAACGGGTGACCGAATACATCTCGCAGAGCGCGGTGGGCGGCCTCTCAATCAGTCCTCGTTCAACGCACGCTCTCAACGGAACGCTCAACGATGTGTGA
- a CDS encoding GTP-binding protein: MTGFLGSGKTTLLKRYLQQQAVGSTLVIINEFGRESIDDRITLHLKSEIETIADGCLCCTVLGQLQQTLLHILTRRARGELPELQRIIVETSGLADPTPILGTVLSDENLHEYIKVGPCVTAFDALEGLQTLKEFAEAAPQLAAADRVIVTKTDLADSADIETVITAIRDVNPACDVTLNDVPDTIFAPIESVEIVNSPLRAANTSVHLHTGSVRSFSTVLDRSVDWATFSVWLTALLNRHGDHILRFKSVLAVRSAGKLVVQGVRHRVYPPSHLPAEDNEDNVSRLVFISNGINDQIILDSLKRFTAATSTFNGLSWPAL, encoded by the coding sequence GTGACCGGCTTCCTCGGCAGCGGCAAGACGACACTGCTGAAGCGCTATCTGCAGCAGCAGGCTGTCGGTTCAACGCTCGTCATCATCAACGAATTCGGCCGCGAATCCATTGACGACCGCATCACGCTTCATCTGAAGTCCGAGATCGAAACAATCGCCGACGGGTGTCTATGCTGCACGGTGCTCGGTCAGTTGCAGCAGACGCTGCTGCACATCCTGACGCGGCGCGCGCGCGGGGAGCTGCCTGAACTGCAGCGGATCATCGTCGAGACCAGCGGACTGGCCGATCCTACGCCTATCCTGGGCACGGTTCTGTCGGACGAGAATCTCCACGAGTACATCAAGGTCGGCCCGTGCGTGACAGCATTCGACGCGCTCGAAGGCCTCCAGACGCTCAAAGAGTTCGCCGAAGCCGCTCCGCAACTCGCTGCCGCAGATCGAGTGATCGTGACCAAGACCGACCTTGCAGATAGCGCGGACATCGAAACAGTGATAACGGCGATCCGCGACGTCAATCCAGCATGCGATGTCACGCTGAACGACGTGCCGGACACAATCTTCGCACCCATCGAAAGTGTCGAAATCGTCAACAGCCCGCTTCGTGCGGCGAACACATCCGTGCATTTGCACACTGGCTCGGTGCGCAGCTTTTCCACCGTGCTCGACCGATCAGTCGATTGGGCGACGTTTTCCGTGTGGCTCACCGCGCTGCTCAATCGACACGGTGACCATATCCTGCGATTCAAGTCTGTACTGGCCGTGCGTTCCGCAGGTAAGCTGGTGGTTCAGGGCGTGCGGCATCGTGTGTATCCGCCGTCCCACTTGCCTGCCGAAGACAATGAAGACAACGTTTCGCGGCTCGTCTTCATTTCCAACGGCATCAACGACCAAATAATTCTCGACTCCCTCAAGCGCTTTACTGCAGCAACGTCCACGTTCAACGGGCTTTCCTGGCCAGCTTTGTAG
- a CDS encoding TolC family protein: MLMTGCSWYHRDPLTPADTSTSTRSLGRICIDSSAMPLPELASHRFDPRDGLDIDEVAMLAVANNPDLKLIRDDLGIARAQAYSAGLLPDPQVSISSDYPGAAGTTRAFNYGLSIDVMAIVLRSANKQSADATAAKTDLGLLWQEWQTVAQARQLFIKTRFQQHTLPLLQQQLELTRTRYERMTEARRDGNLGDDTLGAAQLAYIDARRQLFDAQRAAGQTHHDLNALLGLAQEVEVQLQMQPGDSDALPEATDAAIDAALSGLAHRRPDLIALQAGYEAQEQKYRAAILSQFPSLSVGFVRARDTSNIYTSGFQINLSLPIFNRNQGNVAIEKATRQRLRDEYQMRLNQAYADVARLRADSAILARQLKQTEATLPDTDAAATHAAQAYAEHDITLTAYTDAQTAALSRQIDIATLRESLAEQHVAMQALLGSVIHDAFIAARTPNDTHAN, from the coding sequence ATGCTGATGACCGGCTGCAGCTGGTATCACCGTGATCCACTCACACCGGCCGATACGTCGACCTCTACCCGCTCGCTTGGGCGCATCTGTATAGATTCATCGGCGATGCCGCTACCCGAGCTGGCCTCGCACCGTTTCGATCCACGTGATGGACTCGACATCGACGAAGTCGCGATGCTTGCCGTCGCCAACAATCCCGATCTCAAACTGATTCGCGACGACCTCGGCATTGCGCGCGCGCAGGCCTATTCCGCGGGTCTGTTGCCCGACCCGCAGGTGAGCATATCGAGCGACTATCCCGGCGCCGCCGGTACTACACGCGCGTTCAATTACGGTTTGAGCATCGATGTAATGGCGATCGTCCTGCGCAGCGCGAACAAGCAATCCGCCGACGCAACGGCCGCCAAAACCGATTTAGGTCTGTTGTGGCAGGAGTGGCAAACTGTCGCGCAGGCTCGGCAACTATTCATCAAGACACGCTTTCAGCAGCACACATTGCCGCTGTTACAGCAGCAACTCGAACTCACGCGAACGCGCTACGAGCGAATGACCGAGGCTCGCCGCGACGGCAATCTGGGTGACGATACGCTTGGCGCCGCGCAGCTTGCTTACATCGACGCGCGCAGGCAGTTGTTCGATGCTCAGCGCGCGGCCGGGCAGACCCATCATGACCTGAACGCACTTCTCGGTCTGGCGCAGGAGGTAGAAGTCCAGCTTCAGATGCAACCCGGCGACAGCGATGCTCTTCCCGAGGCAACCGATGCGGCGATCGATGCGGCCTTGAGCGGGCTTGCGCACCGGCGTCCCGACCTGATCGCCTTGCAGGCTGGCTATGAGGCACAGGAGCAGAAATATCGCGCGGCGATTCTGAGCCAGTTTCCCAGTCTTTCGGTCGGTTTCGTGCGCGCGCGCGACACATCCAATATCTACACCAGCGGCTTCCAGATCAATCTGAGTTTGCCGATTTTCAACCGTAACCAGGGCAACGTCGCAATCGAAAAAGCGACGCGGCAGCGCTTACGCGACGAATATCAGATGCGGCTCAATCAGGCCTATGCGGACGTAGCGCGCCTGCGCGCCGACAGCGCAATCCTCGCGCGTCAACTGAAACAAACCGAGGCGACTTTGCCCGATACGGATGCCGCCGCCACGCACGCCGCCCAAGCCTACGCTGAACACGACATCACACTTACCGCCTACACGGACGCGCAGACTGCCGCGCTATCCAGACAGATCGACATTGCCACGCTACGCGAGTCGCTTGCCGAGCAACATGTCGCCATGCAGGCGTTGCTCGGCAGCGTGATCCACGATGCCTTCATCGCCGCCCGGACCCCGAACGATACCCATGCAAATTAA
- a CDS encoding heavy metal response regulator transcription factor — translation MRLLVVEDEPKTAAYLKKGLEESGYSVDVANDGLQGLVLAQEKEYDVIVLDVMLPGLDGWSVVKALRRTRATPVLFLTARDDVDDRVRGLESGADDYLVKPFAFVEMLARVRTLARRGPPRESELIKIGDLEMDVNRRRVKRGGARVDLTPREFSLLQLLARRHGEVLSRTQIASYVWDMNFDSDTNVVEVAIRRLRTKIDDEYSSKLIHTVRGVGYVLELKETV, via the coding sequence GTGCGTCTGCTAGTTGTCGAAGACGAACCGAAAACAGCGGCTTATTTGAAAAAAGGGCTGGAGGAATCCGGCTATTCGGTCGACGTCGCCAACGATGGGCTACAAGGCCTGGTCCTCGCTCAGGAAAAAGAGTATGACGTCATCGTACTCGACGTCATGTTGCCGGGACTGGACGGCTGGTCCGTCGTCAAGGCGCTTCGCCGTACGCGCGCAACGCCGGTCCTGTTCCTGACTGCGCGCGACGACGTAGACGACCGTGTTCGAGGGCTGGAATCAGGCGCGGACGATTATCTGGTCAAACCGTTTGCATTCGTCGAGATGCTGGCGCGAGTGAGAACGCTCGCACGGCGCGGGCCGCCTCGCGAAAGTGAACTGATCAAAATCGGCGATCTGGAAATGGACGTCAATCGCCGGCGAGTCAAGCGCGGAGGAGCCCGCGTCGACCTCACACCGCGCGAGTTTTCTCTGCTTCAGCTATTGGCGCGCCGTCACGGCGAAGTGCTAAGCCGCACGCAGATCGCTTCCTACGTCTGGGACATGAATTTCGATAGCGACACGAATGTTGTCGAGGTCGCGATTCGCCGGCTGCGCACCAAGATAGACGACGAATACTCCAGCAAGCTGATTCATACGGTACGGGGTGTCGGCTACGTGCTTGAATTGAAGGAAACGGTTTGA
- a CDS encoding heavy metal sensor histidine kinase produces the protein MQRRSLAVTLAIAFGFTTLTVFVLVGTYLYLALDRQIKLQDNLDIVLAARHARRLGEELDAARNIPEHRDRLDSTVLGNDVMSLQVFGPDGMRLFEHNATGTLSAQTGNSVATLPPLPHVAAAARIDESDIGEWKGRGGAPVRGVLTDFRLRNGEVATVLVARNMNDREVLFDSYRDKLQVAGMAGVLLAILLSYLLIRAALRPLRDIAASASLVTVNRLNTRIVTNRVPSELEALVLALNAMFDRVELGFQRLSRFSADLAHDMRTPLSNMRGAAEVALARARSVEEYETVLASNLEECDRLSNMIENVLFLARAEHPQFIKHMREFDAGQELSRIADYFEGVAGEADVAIRVNGNACLMADRELFQRAVSNLLVNAIRYTPRGGEIALEVVETGAEVQVIVSNEGTPISSEHLERIFDRFYRVDPSRSALPSMGLMAGSTGATGLGLAIVKTIMELHGGSVCAESDAHATRFTLAFQPVCRSVR, from the coding sequence ATGCAACGCCGTTCGCTCGCTGTAACCCTCGCCATCGCGTTCGGTTTTACGACATTGACAGTTTTCGTCCTCGTCGGCACTTATCTTTATCTGGCGCTCGACCGGCAGATAAAACTGCAGGATAACCTCGATATCGTACTTGCCGCACGGCATGCGCGGCGGCTCGGCGAAGAGCTGGACGCGGCGAGAAATATTCCTGAACATCGCGACCGGCTCGACAGCACCGTGCTTGGCAACGATGTGATGTCGTTGCAGGTGTTTGGCCCCGACGGAATGCGGTTATTCGAGCACAACGCAACGGGAACATTGTCTGCACAGACGGGTAATTCCGTTGCGACGCTTCCGCCGCTGCCTCACGTAGCGGCCGCGGCGCGTATCGACGAATCTGATATCGGAGAGTGGAAGGGGCGCGGTGGCGCCCCAGTCCGCGGGGTACTGACGGATTTCCGGTTGCGGAATGGGGAGGTCGCCACCGTGCTGGTCGCGCGAAACATGAACGACCGCGAGGTGTTGTTCGATAGCTATCGTGACAAGCTGCAAGTGGCCGGCATGGCCGGGGTTTTACTCGCGATTCTTTTGAGTTACCTGCTGATTCGGGCGGCGTTGCGGCCACTGCGCGACATCGCGGCGAGCGCGAGCCTCGTAACGGTTAACCGGCTGAATACGCGGATTGTGACCAATCGCGTACCGAGCGAGCTGGAGGCGCTGGTGTTGGCATTGAATGCCATGTTCGACCGCGTCGAACTGGGTTTCCAACGACTGTCACGCTTTAGCGCCGACCTTGCGCACGATATGCGCACACCACTGAGCAACATGCGTGGTGCAGCCGAAGTTGCGCTCGCTAGGGCGCGCTCGGTCGAGGAATATGAAACTGTGCTCGCCTCGAATCTGGAAGAATGCGACCGGTTGTCGAACATGATCGAAAACGTGTTGTTCCTCGCGCGTGCCGAGCATCCTCAGTTCATTAAACATATGCGCGAGTTCGACGCTGGGCAGGAATTGAGCCGCATCGCCGACTATTTCGAAGGCGTCGCCGGAGAGGCTGATGTTGCAATACGTGTGAACGGCAACGCGTGCCTCATGGCCGATCGCGAATTATTCCAGCGAGCCGTCAGCAATCTACTGGTCAATGCAATCCGCTACACCCCTCGAGGTGGAGAGATTGCGCTGGAAGTCGTGGAAACCGGCGCCGAAGTGCAGGTCATCGTGTCGAATGAGGGAACGCCTATCAGCAGTGAACATCTCGAACGGATTTTCGACCGGTTTTATCGTGTCGATCCGTCACGAAGCGCGCTCCCATCAATGGGATTGATGGCCGGATCGACGGGGGCGACTGGGCTAGGTCTCGCCATTGTGAAGACGATCATGGAATTGCATGGCGGGTCCGTGTGCGCCGAAAGCGACGCACACGCCACGCGTTTTACGTTGGCGTTCCAGCCGGTTTGCCGTTCGGTCCGGTAG
- a CDS encoding DUF4148 domain-containing protein, with translation MKLLTAFSIAVLSLSFGANAFAQSRYAGTTRAEVRAQLVQAEASGYLPTPKGDYPPTASAIARNREIYAIQHGTDDVRFAQVKGSPASHPDSASN, from the coding sequence ATGAAACTGCTCACAGCCTTTTCCATCGCTGTACTGAGTCTGTCGTTTGGCGCAAATGCATTTGCGCAGTCCAGATATGCCGGAACAACACGCGCCGAAGTTCGCGCGCAACTTGTTCAGGCCGAAGCTTCAGGCTATTTACCGACGCCAAAGGGCGACTATCCGCCAACCGCATCGGCTATCGCCCGCAATCGCGAGATCTATGCGATCCAGCACGGTACGGACGATGTGCGATTCGCACAGGTGAAAGGCTCGCCGGCCTCGCATCCGGATTCCGCGTCAAATTGA